In Bacteroidales bacterium, the genomic stretch TTTGAGTATGGAATGGGCTTTGCGGGAGTTGGAAAGAGAGGCTCTGAAATGAACGATATATTTGTAAACCGAGAAGGAAAGATAACAACTCTTACAAATAATTCAGGAGGTATTCAAGGAGGAATATCAAATGGAGAGGATATATACTTTAGAGTAGCATTTAAGCCTGTTGCAACTCTTTTGCAAGAGATTAATACAGTAGATTTAGAGGGTAACGAGGCGGTGGTTACAGCAAAAGGTCGTCACGACCCTTGTGTTTTGCCACGAGCAGTGCCTGTGGTAGAGGCAATGACTGCAATAGTACTTTTGGATAGTTATCTACTCTCAAAAACAACAAGATTATAATTAAATATACAATGGCGATAGATACTCCATTTTACGATTTCAGCCAATATCTAAAAGCAAAGTTCCCCGACTTTAAAGTACAAAAAATATCGGTGAATGCAGGGTTTACATGCCCAAATCGCGATGGGAGCAAAGGGCGGGGAGGTTGTATCTATTGTAACAATGCCTCATTTACCCCTGGGTATTGTGACCAATATAGTTCAATAACAAATCAGATTGAGGAGGGTAAATGGTTCTTCTCTCGCAAATATCCTGAGATGAGATATCTGGCATACTTTCAATCATACACAAATAGTTATGCCGATGTTGATGTTGCTATATCTCGTTACAAAGAGGCTCTGTCAATTCCGGATATTGAGGGACTTATAATCGCAACACGACCTGATTGTATGCCCGATGCTATATTGGAGTATCTACAAGATGTTGCAAAAGATAAGTTCATATTTATTGAATACGGGGCAGAGAGTTGTAATAATGCTGTATTGGAGAGGGTAAATCGTTGCCATACTTGGGAAGATACCGTTGCAACAGTTGAGCGTACTCATAAATTTGGTTTGGACTGTGGCATACATATCATACTTGGTTTGCCCACTGAAGAGAGGGATTCAATGTTACACTCTGCAACAGAGATATCAAAACTCCCTGTCAAATCGCTAAAATTGCACCAATTACAGATAATACGTGCCACTCACTTGGCTAAGGAGTATAAAGAGAATTGCGA encodes the following:
- a CDS encoding TIGR01212 family radical SAM protein (This family includes YhcC from E. coli K-12, an uncharacterized radical SAM protein.) — translated: MAIDTPFYDFSQYLKAKFPDFKVQKISVNAGFTCPNRDGSKGRGGCIYCNNASFTPGYCDQYSSITNQIEEGKWFFSRKYPEMRYLAYFQSYTNSYADVDVAISRYKEALSIPDIEGLIIATRPDCMPDAILEYLQDVAKDKFIFIEYGAESCNNAVLERVNRCHTWEDTVATVERTHKFGLDCGIHIILGLPTEERDSMLHSATEISKLPVKSLKLHQLQIIRATHLAKEYKENCDVVHLFDVDEYLMLVSDFIERLRPDIALDRFVSQCPPEFLIAPRWGLKNYEFTAKLIKSMNERGVRQGDKF